From one Lotus japonicus ecotype B-129 chromosome 3, LjGifu_v1.2 genomic stretch:
- the LOC130743400 gene encoding pentatricopeptide repeat-containing protein At1g07590, mitochondrial, producing MHSIRAIVQARFVEAIRRTVGGIESHVHFRFLCTESTQQTQDNLCRRIEKLPKGEPVGSALRSWMRDGFPVRSNDVFHAINRLRKLKMNKRALEVMEWVIRERPYRPRELDYSYLVEFTTKLHGISHGEKLFTRVPSEFQNELLYNNLVIACLDKGVIRLSLEYMKRMRELGYPISHLVFNRLIILHSSPSLRKNMMPKLLTQMKADKVTPHVSTYNILMKIEANEHNLENLMRFFSLMKLRQVEPNEISYCILAYAHAVARLNTAAETYVEAVEKSMTGNNWSTLDVLLILYGYLGNRKELERVWSNIRELPFVRTKSYMLAIEAFGRIGHLERAEEIWLEMESAKGLKSVEQFNSMMTVYCKHGVIDKAARLYKNMKANGCKANAITYRQLALGCLKSGMEEQALKTLELGKRLPINKRVRNSTPWLETTLSIVEIFAEKGDVENVEKLFEELHKSKYCRYTFVYNTLIKAYAKAKIYDPKLLRRMILGGARPDAETYSLLKIADQFRT from the exons CATAAGAGCCATCGTACAAGCGAGGTTCGTTGAGGCAATACGTCGAACAGTTGGTGGCATTGAAAGCCATGTCCATTTCAGATTCTTGTGCACCGAATCAACACAACAAACCCAGGATAACCTGTGCCGGAGAATCGAGAAGCTCCCCAAAGGAGAACCGGTTGGATCCGCTCTCCGTAGCTGGATGCGAGATGGCTTCCCCGTTCGCAGCAATGACGTCTTTCACGCCATTAACCGTCTCAGGAAGCTCAAGATGAACAAACGCGCACTTGAG GTGATGGAATGGGTTATTAGGGAGAGACCTTATAGACCTAGGGAACTAGATTACTCTTATCTTGTTGAATTTACAACTAAGCTTCATGGAATTTCACATGGTGAGAAGCTCTTCACTCGTGTTCCGAGCGAGTTTCAGAACGAGTTGCTCTACAACAATTTAGTCATTGCTTGTCTTGATAAAGGTGTCATAAGGCTCTCACTTGAGTACATGAAGAGAATGAGGGAATTGGGTTATCCCATCTCGCACTTGGTTTTCAACCGCCTTATAATCCTGCATTCCTCGCCGAGTCTCAGGAAGAACATGATGCCCAAATTGCTCACCCAGATGAAGGCTGATAAGGTCACCCCACATGTGTCCACCTACAATATCTTGATGAAAATTGAGGCCAATGAACATAATCTTGAGAATTTGATGAGGTTCTTCAGTCTTATGAAGCTACGACAGGTTGAGCCGAATGAGATATCTTACTGCATTTTAGCTTATGCGCATGCGGTGGCTAGGTTGAACACTGCAGCTGAAACATATGTTGAAGCTGTGGAGAAGTCTATGACAGGAAATAATTGGTCAACATTGGATGTCCTGCTTATATTATACGGGTATCTGGGGAACCGAAAGGAGCTCGAAAGAGTTTGGAGCAATATTCGAGAACTGCCCTTTGTTAGAACTAAAAGTTACATGTTAGCCATTGAAGCATTCGGTAGGATTGGACATCTAGAACGGGCTGAAGAAATTTGGTTAGAAATGGAATCAGCAAAAGGGTTGAAATCTGTAGAGCAATTCAATTCAATGATGACTGTGTATTGCAAACATGGAGTCATTGACAAAGCAGCTAGATTGTACAAAAATATGAAGGCAAATGGGTGCAAGGCGAATGCCATAACTTATCGTCAGCTTGCACTAGGCTGCTTGAAATCAGGTATGGAAGAACAAGCTTTGAAGACATTAGAATTGGGCAAGCGTTTGCCTATTAACAAGAGGGTCAGAAATTCAACCCCATGGTTGGAGACCACTCTTTCAATTGTTGAGATTTTTGCTGAGAAAGGTGATGTTGAAAATGTTGAGAAATTGTTTGAAGAACTTCATAAATCTAAGTATTGTAGGTATACTTTTGTATATAATACCTTGATTAAGGCTTATGCAAAAGCTAAGATTTATGATCCAAAACTtttgagaaggatgattcttggAGGAGCTAGGCCAGATGCTGAAACATACAGTCTTTTGAAAATTGCTGATCAATTTCGGacctga